In Pseudomonas asiatica, the following are encoded in one genomic region:
- a CDS encoding DUF736 domain-containing protein, whose translation MANIGTFTAEKDGFTGQLRTLTLNVKVKLIPNDKGDTENAPDFRLQAAGHDIGAAWKKTSEAGRPYVSVSLDDPSFPATVYARLIENEDGTHDLIWSRSKPKAA comes from the coding sequence ATGGCTAACATCGGCACCTTCACCGCAGAGAAAGACGGCTTCACCGGCCAGCTCCGCACCCTGACCCTGAACGTCAAGGTCAAGCTCATTCCCAACGATAAGGGCGACACCGAGAACGCCCCCGACTTCCGCCTTCAGGCGGCCGGCCACGACATCGGCGCGGCGTGGAAGAAGACCAGCGAAGCCGGGCGGCCCTACGTGTCCGTATCCCTCGACGATCCTTCGTTCCCGGCGACGGTCTATGCCCGCCTGATCGAGAACGAGGACGGCACGCACGACCTGATCTGGTCGCGCAGCAAGCCCAAGGCGGCCTGA
- a CDS encoding DUF418 domain-containing protein, whose protein sequence is MKLDSGPRPPSERHDAIDALRGFALLGVCMVNLVSLSLYEFLDPQQQPGHGFDALASEAMDWLVNIKFITLFSLLFGLGFALQLERASARGQDGVRRYVRRLAVLLAIGAAHAWFVWWGDILFTYAIVGLLMIPFRNASDRILLIAGLVVAMLPPLLAPAVRAALPELATQAAMYGRALEAFSSPSWSQAFAFNMEMSGWARISNWALVCFVLGRFLLGYWAGRKGLLQSPDRHLPLLRRILAGALVAWLLSSLLSLVQAPMRAVWPAIDVEPVKMAIRMLLRVGPLALGIAYAVGFVLLFRKPAWSRRLAFLAPLGRMALTNYLTQSLIGIALFYGIGLGLGPAHGMAVVLLAWALVLALQIAWSHWWLERFRYGPVEWLWRWLTYGERPRLLRGSIAEVDPVH, encoded by the coding sequence ATGAAGCTCGATTCTGGTCCGCGTCCGCCATCGGAACGGCACGATGCGATCGACGCACTGCGCGGCTTCGCCCTGCTGGGCGTCTGCATGGTCAACCTGGTATCGCTGAGCCTGTACGAGTTTCTCGATCCACAGCAGCAGCCAGGCCACGGCTTCGACGCCTTGGCCAGCGAGGCGATGGACTGGCTGGTGAACATCAAGTTCATCACGCTGTTTTCGCTGCTGTTCGGCCTGGGCTTCGCGTTGCAGCTCGAGCGCGCATCGGCCCGCGGGCAGGATGGCGTCCGCCGCTACGTGCGGCGGCTGGCCGTCCTGCTGGCCATCGGCGCGGCCCACGCGTGGTTCGTGTGGTGGGGCGACATCCTGTTCACCTATGCGATCGTCGGCCTGCTGATGATCCCGTTCCGGAATGCGTCTGACCGCATCCTCCTGATCGCCGGGCTCGTCGTCGCGATGCTTCCGCCGTTGCTTGCGCCGGCGGTCCGCGCGGCCCTGCCGGAACTGGCGACGCAGGCGGCGATGTACGGCCGGGCGCTCGAAGCGTTCTCGTCCCCATCGTGGTCGCAGGCGTTCGCGTTCAACATGGAGATGTCCGGATGGGCGCGCATATCCAACTGGGCACTGGTGTGCTTCGTGCTGGGCCGGTTCCTGCTGGGCTACTGGGCCGGGCGGAAAGGCCTGCTGCAATCGCCCGACCGGCACCTCCCTCTGCTGCGCCGGATCCTCGCCGGCGCGTTGGTGGCGTGGCTGCTTTCCAGCCTGCTATCGCTGGTGCAGGCGCCGATGCGTGCCGTCTGGCCGGCCATCGACGTGGAACCGGTGAAAATGGCCATCCGCATGCTGTTGCGCGTGGGGCCGCTTGCGCTGGGCATTGCGTACGCCGTCGGCTTCGTCCTGCTGTTCCGTAAGCCAGCATGGTCGCGCAGGCTCGCCTTCCTTGCTCCGCTGGGGCGCATGGCCCTGACCAACTACCTGACGCAGAGCCTGATCGGCATCGCGCTGTTCTACGGCATCGGCTTGGGTCTCGGCCCTGCGCATGGAATGGCCGTGGTGCTGCTGGCGTGGGCGCTGGTACTGGCGCTGCAGATCGCGTGGAGCCACTGGTGGCTCGAGCGCTTCCGCTACGGTCCGGTCGAATGGCTGTGGCGATGGCTCACATACGGAGAGCGGCCACGGTTGCTGCGTGGCTCGATCGCGGAAGTGGATCCGGTGCATTGA
- a CDS encoding helix-turn-helix domain-containing protein — protein sequence MTAKHSLATAIRTVRKARGLSQEAFSDVSSRTYMSSLERDLKSPTMHKLTELCEVMDVHPLTLLTLAYAGDSTRKADQLLAQVRQELEAVLKERDTP from the coding sequence GTGACAGCGAAACACTCATTGGCAACGGCAATACGGACGGTCAGGAAAGCGCGCGGCTTGAGCCAGGAAGCGTTCTCCGACGTTTCCAGCCGTACCTACATGAGTTCGCTGGAGCGCGACTTGAAAAGCCCGACCATGCACAAGCTGACCGAGCTGTGCGAGGTCATGGACGTGCATCCGCTCACGCTGCTGACGCTGGCCTATGCCGGCGACAGCACGCGCAAGGCCGATCAGCTTCTGGCGCAGGTGCGCCAGGAGCTTGAGGCGGTGTTGAAGGAACGCGACACGCCGTAG